The genomic region TGTTTCTCGATCGACCCGCCCGCCGCCTCCGCTAGCGCGGTCCTCGAAGTGCGGCGGCGATCCGTTCGGGAGTGAGCGGCATGTCGAGGTGGCGGACCCCGAGATGGCTGAGCGCGTCCACGACCGCGTTCACCACCGCGGGGGTGGAGCCGATCGTGGCGGCTTCGCCGATGCCCTTCGCCCCCAGCGGGTTCCTCGGCGTGGGGGTCACCGACACCCCCCGTTCCATCCGCGGAACCAGATGGGCCTGCGGGATTCCGTACTCCGAGAGCGTTCGGGTGAGCAGGGTTCCGTGTTCGTCGTAGCTCACCGCCTCCAGCAACGCCTGGCTGGCCCCCTGGACGATCCCGCCGTGGACCTGACCGTCCACGAGGAGCGGGTTGATCACCCGGCCGCAGTCGTCAACCGCCACGTACCGGACGATCCGGACCTGCCCGGTCTCGCGGTCGATCTCGACGACGCAGAGGTGGCTGCCGAACGGGAACGTCGTGCCCTGGGATTTGAACCGGCTCGTCGCCTCAAGCCCCGGTGCCTGCCCCTCCGGGAGATGACTGGCGTCGTAGGCAGCCACCGCCACCTCCGCGATCGAGATCGCGCGCCCCGGCGTTCCGCGCACCGTGACCCGAGCGTCGGCCAGGGACAGGTCCGCAGGCGAGGCCTCGAGGAGGTTCGCGGCGACCCCCAGGATCTGGGTGCGGACGTCCTGTGCCGCCAGGTAGACGGCGGATCCCCCCAGCGACATGCTGCGGCTCCCGCTCGTCCCGCCCCCGTACTGGACCAGGAGTGTGTCCCCGAACACGACGGAGATGTCCTCGATGGGGATCGTCAGGGTGTCGGCGACGATCTGCGCGAACCCGGTGGCGTCTCCCTGCCCGTGCGGGGACGTTCCGGTGACCACCGTCGCGGTGGCATCCTTGTTGACCCGCACCGTGCCGAGCTCCCACGGACCGAAGCCGCAGATCTCCACGTAGCTGGAGAGGCCGATGCCGACGATCTTTCCGCCGCGTCGTGCGGTTTCTTGGTGGGCGCGCAGCGCGGGGTAGTCCGCCAGCCGCACGACCTCATCGAGGGGCTTCGCATAGTCGCCCGAGTCGTACTCCGCCCCGCTGGCCGCTTTGAATGGGAACCGGGACGGCCGGATGAAATTCCGCCGGCGCACCTCCACCGGGTCGACGCCCGCTTCGTCGGCCACCAGGTCCATCACCCGCTCCAGATAGTAGGTGGCCTCCGGCCGGCCGGCGCCCCGGTAGGCGCCGGTGGGGCAGGTGTTGGTGTAGAGGGCGATGAGTTCACAGCGCAGCGCCGGGATGTCGTACGGACCCTGGATCATCAGAGGGGTGAGGGTCGGGACGATCGCCGTCGTGTAAACCAAATAGGCGCCGAGATCGGCGATGACGCGCGACCGCATCCCGCGGATGCGTCCGTCCTTTTCCGCGGCCACCTCGACCTCGATGACCTGGCCGCGGCCGTGGGTGGTGGTCAGGAGGTTTTCCTGGCGGGTCTCCACCCATTTCACCGGGCGGTGCAGCCGCTGAGCGAGGTGCGAGACCACGACGTCTTCCGGATAGGTATTGAGCTTGGCGCCGAAGCCGCCCCCAACGTCCGGGGTGATCACCCGGATCCGCCGGGCCTCCAGACCGAGGACCTGGCTCAGCCCATCGCGGATCGAGTGCGCTTCCTGCGTCGAGGTCCAGACCGTGAGGAGGCCCTGCCCTTGGCTGCCGTCGTACATCGCCAGGGTGCCTCGGGGCTCCAGCGACACGGGAGCCACCCGCTGGTTGACCATGCGCTGGCGCACGGTCACGGGCGCGTTACGGAACGCGGCGTCGAGGTCGCCCTGCTCGACCGTGTTCGTGTAGGCGACGTTGGTGTCCCACCCGGCGTGGGCAAACGGTCCCCCGGCGGCCGCCCGTTCAAGATCCACGGCGGCGGGAAGGGGATCGTAGTCGATCTTCACCAGGTCCGCGGCGTCCCGTGCGATGTCGGCGGCCTCGGCGACGATCACGGCCACCGGCTCGCCGGCGTACCGGACTTCACCGACGGCGAGCGGGAGGTGATCGGCGCTGCGCATTCCTCGGACCGGGATCACCGGGAGCGGTTTCTGGATCTCCGGGACGTCCGCAGCGGCGAGCGCGGCGACCACCCCGGGGTACGCCCGGGCCGCGTGGAGATCGAGCGCGCGAATCCGGGCATGCCCGTAAGGGCTCCGCACGAAGACGGCGTGCAGCAGGCCGGCGATCTGGAGATCGTCGAGGAAGGCGCCCTCACCGCGGATGAGCTTGGGGTCCTCGATGCGCTTCACCCGGGCGCCGACGTAGCGGGATACGGCCATAGGTTACACCGTCCTGGCGATGATGTGGTGGGACGGACAGGTCTTCGACCGGCTTGGAGGCCGCCCCTGCCGTGGAGCGGCGCAAAGGCTCACCGCGAACGCGGGGAGCGCGGCGGGACGGGGACGACCCGGTCGGTTACTGGGGGGTGCCGGAGGGCTCTAGGCTGAGCGGAAGCCAGGCCTCGACGATCGTGCCGCCCTCTTGTCCAGGGCGCGCATCGAAGCGGCCGCCGAGTTCACGGATGCGGGCGCGGAGAAGGCGCAGGCCCATCCGCGTCCCATTTGGATCGGGGTCGGGGGCCGAGGGAGGCCGGTGCCCCCCGTCGTCGCTGAGGGTCAGCAGCATGCCGCCATCGTGCGGGTGGCAGCTGATGGAGACCTGGGTCGCGTCCCCGTGCTTCCAAGCGTTGACGATCCCCTCGCCGACGACATGCGCCGCGGCATCAAGTGCCTCCTCAGAAAACTGCGCCGGATCCTCCGCCTCGTCCGACAGCGCAATGTGAACACGCACCCCCGTCATCTTGCTCCAGCGTTCCCCCGCTTGGCGCATCCGGCTGCCCAGCGAATCGGGTCCCGGCCGCACCCGGTCCGCCAGCACCTCGCGCATCGCCCGGATCACCTGGCCGGTGAGGGCGATCGCTTCGTCGAGTGCTTCCGCCGCGCGGGGATCGCCGACGAACTGCCGGCTCGCCCGGAGTCGGATCTTGGCGGCCGTGGCCGCCTGCAGGGGTCCGTCGTGGAGGATCTCGATGAGACGGCGCCGCTCGACGGCGTGAGCTTCGTCGCGCAACCAGCGGAAACACAGTCGAGCGGCGACCCGCGGCATGAGTGCGGTGAGGCCGGGGATGACCCGGTCCATGACCCGACGATCGTTCGTCGTCACGATAATCTGCGCGGCGGACATCTTTCCCAGACGAAGGTTGCCCCGGGCCTCGCCCTTCGTCCCGTCGCGCCCGGCGGAAACCGCAGCGGCCGTCGAGGGATCCGCTTTGAAAAACTCATCCCGCTCGCCGGCCGGGAGGTTGAGCCAGTGGCCGACGACCCGCCGCCAGTTCGGCGCCAATTTGATCACGCAGCGATCGGCCCCGGTTGCGTGAAGGAACGCGGTCCGCAGATCGTGCAGATCATCGTCCGGGCCGGCGGCGGCATCCACCTGCACGGGCGCGGCCGGCCGCGGCTGCTCCCGGAGGCCGGCGATCCCCATCCCGGCGTCCCACGGCTCGCTCGGACGCACCGCTTCTCCGCTCGACGGGGTCATCCGTCGGCGCTTGGGGGTCCGCCCCACGCGACCCCGCGGCACCCCGCCCGCACCGCTACTTTCCGCGAGTCCCATCGGCCGTCGGGAGAGGTATGTCGTTTAGGGTCATCCGAACCGGGATGTCATATCGGGTGCGGGTGTGGAGGCTCAAATGCGTCTGGGTGATCCGTCGTTCTGTCAAGGCGCTTCTTCCCTCGAATGCTGCGGCTCGACCCGCCGCCGACCGGACGCGATGGCTCATCAGGGACCCCGGAAGCTTCCCCGTTCTCCTTTAAATGGTGCCCCGAATCGACCGGCCGCAGACCGGGGGACCGAGCCGCCCGGCGGCCGGTCATGTGTTCGACACGGAGAATCCATCCGTTCGGGGGGTGGCAAGGGATCGGCCAAAACCGGATGATATCCTTGGCGTATGGTACGTGTGCAGCTCCAAGGAATTCCGGCTCCACGACCCCGGACACGCGGCGGGAGCGGACCGGCATGAGCGATACGCCGACGACCGTTCGGGACCTCATGGCGCCGGCGCCCGATCCGATCCGCGTTTCGACGACGGTGGGAGCGGCGATCGACCTGATCCGAGCGGGCAGCCTGGCCGGCCTCCCGGTGGTGGAAGGCGATCGCGTCGTTGGGTTTGTTACCCCTGTCCAGTTGCTCCGCCAGCCGCTCTACCGGATGGTGGCGGAGATCATGATCACCGACCTGACGCCCGCCACCCCAGAACTGCCCCTGTCGTACGCGTACAACCTGCTCACCCGCCAGCAGGTAGAGGTCCTCCCCGTGGTCGAGGAGGGGCGGCTGGTCGGGCTGCTCTCGCTGATGGCCATTCTCGAGGCCAGAAACCAGGAGCGGGATCCGCTCACCGGCCTGCCTTGGGCCGCTGGGCTGCGGAGTTGGACCATGGCCGCGCTCGGCCGCGGCGAAGAGGTGGTGATCCTGTTCGTCGATATGGACAACTTCCGGATCGTCAACAAGGCCCTCGGGCACGTCGTCGGAGACGACATCGTCCGATCGGTGGCCTACCTGCTCGGCACCTGCGTGGACCGATCAACCGACTTTCTGTGTCGGTACGCCGGCGACGAATTCGCCATCGCCACGATCCGGAGGAGCGAGGACGCGCGGGCCCTGGCGCAGCGGCTGCGGGAGACCATCAGCCTCCCGGTGGAGATCGAGGGACGTGAGGAGCGGGTCACCGCGAGCGTGGGGCTGGCGGGGGGTCGCCGTGTAGAGCCGCGGACCGCCGCACACATCGCCTCGACGGTGGAGGACCTAATCACGCTGGCCAGCCGGGGATCCACGCTGGCGAAGGAATCCGGCAAGGGCATCATCCACCACAGTCGAAGCGGGGAGGAACGCGCCCTGCGCGCGGCCGGCCGGCGGGCCCCCGTCGTCGACGCGCGGTTTCGGATGGAGACCGCGGCCGTCACCACGGAGGCGCACCAGAGCACCGCTGTGGTGGGGCTAGGTCTGGGGAGCCGCACGGTCCGCGGAACGGCATCGGCTCGAGTTGTCGGACGCGGAGTGCCCTTTCTCGTGGCGGAGGCCACGCTGGGGGGGGTCGCGCAGGTGATCGGGGCCGAGTTCGGATTTCTGCTGGAGGATCTCTCCCTGTTGCCGTCCGAGGGCGAGACGGTCGCCGTGGCGATCCTGGCCGCGGGCGCCGCCTCGGCGGAGCGGTTGGTGGGGAGCGCCCGGGCCGCCGATCCGCATGTAGCCGTGGCGCGGGCGGTGCTGAACGCGCTCAACCGCCGCATCGGCCGCATGCTGGCCGACGCGCTCCGCGCCGGGCCGCCGCCCGACGGCAGCGTCCCCCAAGCGGTGGACCCCGCGGTCTTGTCAGGCGAGCGCGTTCCCCAGTCCTAACGCCGTCCGCCCGCGCCGGGAACCTCCCAGCGGCCCCGCGGGGACGGAGGCGAGGCCCGCTAGACCGTGCGGATCCGCGGGTCGAGAAGATCGCGCAGGCCGTCCCCCAGGAGGTTGAATCCGAGAACGGTCAGGGCGATCGCCACTCCAGGAAAGATCGCGATCCAAGGGTCGATCAACATGTACTGCCGCGCCGCGCTCAGCATCAGCCCCCACGACGCCGTGGGGGGTTGGGTGCCCAGGCCGAGGAAGCTCAGCGCCGCCTCCGTGAGGATCGCGGTCGACAGCGAGACCGTGGTTTGGACGATCAAGGGAGCGGAGATGTTCGGCAGAACGTGCCGGAGCATGATCTTCCAGTTGGGGACCCCCACCGCGCGCGCGGCCTCGATGTACGCGAGGTTCACCACGGCCAGGGTCGGCCCCCGCGCGATCCGGGCAAAGGTCGGCGCATAGACGATGCCGATCGCGATCATGGCGTTCGTGAGGCTGGGCCGGAGGATGCTCGTGATGGCGATCGCCAGGACGATCGCCGGGAGCGAGAACAGGACGTCCATCACCCGCATCAGGGCGTTGTCGACCCACCCCCCGTAGAACCCCGCCAGGATCCCCGAGGTCGCTCCGCCGGCGAGGGCAATGGACACGGCCAGGATCCCGACGTACAGCGACACCTGCGCTCCGAAGATCAGCCGGCTCAGTTCGTCCCGTCCCAGTTCATCCGTGCCGGCGAGAAACCCGGGCCCCGGCCGCAGCAGCGGTTGGGCGATCTGGGCGACCGGACTGTACGGCGCAATGAATTGCGCGGCGAGCGCCAAGAGGACGACCACGACGATGAGGACGGCGCCGATCGCCACGACGGGGCTGCGCCGCACCAGACGCCCCACTCCTCCCGACCGCGCCCGCATCGTGGGGGGCAGCGCGGGCGGCCGCAACGACTCCCCGAGTCCCAGCTCCGCCCTATCCATGTGCGGACCAGTCTCGTCGGCGCGCGGTCACGCCCCGCCGATCACTCATAGCGAATCCGCGGGTCGAGGTACAAGTAAGTGAGATCGACCAAAAGATTGGTGATGACGAAGGTGGCGGCGAACAGCATCACCGCCCCCTGTACCACGGGGTAGTCGCGCTGGTACACGCCGTTGAGGAGCGTCCACCCCAACCCCGGGAGCCCGAAGATCTGTTCGGTGATCACCGTTCCCCCGAGCAAGAACCCCATCTGCAGCCCGAGGACGGTGATGATGGGGATGAGCGCGTTGCGGAGCGCGTGCCGCAGGAGGACGACGCTGCCGGCCAGTCCCTTCGCCCGCGCCACCTTGACGTATTCCTGGCCGAGGACCTCGAGCATCGACGATCGGGTCATCCGGACGACGACCGCGGCGAGCCCGAGCGCCAGCGAGAGGACCGGCAGAAACATCTGCTGCAGGTTGACCCCAAGGTCTTGCCAGGGCGGGACAAAGATCAGAGCCGGCAGCCAGTGAAAGGCAAACGACGCGACGATGATCAGGACGACGGCGATCCAGAAATTTGGGATCGACAGCCCGAGCAGCCCAACGATCTGGAACAACATCTTCAGCCGCGCGCTGCGGGTGATGCTGGCGACGATTCCGAGCGGGAGGCCGAAGACGGTGACGCAGACCACCGTGAGCGTCGCGAGTTCGATCGTAATCGGCAGCCGGGAAATCAGGAGGCCGGCGACGGGCTGGCTGGTGCGGAACGACCATCCGAGGTTTCCGTGGAGCATGCTCCAGACCCACAGCGCGTACTGGATCGGGAGCGGCTTGTCCAGGCCGAAGGTGTGCAGCATGGCCCGCTGCTGCTCCGCGCTGAGCTGTCCTTCGGTTCCGGCCATGATCTCGACGATCGTGCCCGGGAGCAGCCGGATCAGGATGAAGATGAGCAGCGAGACTCCCAGCAGCGCCGCGGTCGTCCACAGCAGGCGTCGGAGGAGATACCGCATCGCCGCTCCGGCGGGCTACACGGTGCGGCGAACGCGCCACACCGTCTCCGGCCGCGCCCGGCACCGCGCGCTCAGCCGACCGCCCGAACCTGCCGGAGAAGGCGGTGGCGCCCCGCGATCGGTGAGGGCCTCCGGCGCGGCCGGCCCTCTAGCCGAGCCACGCCTTCTTCAGGAAGATGCGCCGCCCGGTGAACGATTGGGCGTACCCCTGCAGCTTGGTGGACAGCGCTTCAATGTTGAACTTCGCGTACCACCACCAGTTGGGCGACTCGTCGAGCAGGGTGCGCTGAATCTCGACGTAGAGGCTCCGGCGCTGATCGTGATTGAAGATCGACCGGGCCTGCTGCATCAGGGGATCCAGCTTCGCGTTCCGGTACCCCCCATCGTTGATCGTCCCCGCCGAATCGAAGTACGGGTAGATGTACCCGTCCGGATCGGGGCGGAAGGTGTTGGCCGAGGCGAAGAGCTCTCCGCCCTCCTTCCCGCCGGTCTTGAGCTCGGTGTTGTGGTCGCTGACGAACGTCCCCCATTCTTGCTGCACCACCTGCACGTCGATCCCCAGCTTCTTGAGGGAGTTCTGCACGACCAGCGTGGTGGCGACAAACTCGGGGTACTGGGGGGAGCATTTGATCTCGATTTTGAACCCACCGTTGGGGTACCCGGCCTCGGCCAGGAGTTTCTTGGCGCCCTCGACATCCGGTTTGTTAAAGGGCAAGAGCTTCGGGTCGAGGTACCAGTCCCCGTACCCGGTGGGCACCGGGCCCGAGGGCACCCCCGCGCCGTAGACGGCCTTTTGGATCACCTCGCTCGTGTCCACCGCCATCCGCATCGCCCGACGGACGCGGGCATCGTTGAGGGGTTTCTGCGACACGTTGATGTAGTGGAGCGACACCCAGGCGTTGGGGCTCTTGAGGACCGTGATCCCCGGGGCGCCTTTGAGCTGCGCTTCCCCCTGCGCGGTGACCGCCGCGTACTGCACCTGGCCGGCGCGCAGCGCCGCAAGGCGCGCGTTCTCCTCGGTCAGAATCTTGAACGTCATGCCGTCGAGGTACGGCAGCGGCTTGTCCCAGTAATCCGTGTGGCGCGCGTACGTGATGTGGTCCTGCGGGACGAACTCGACCAGCTTGAACGGCCCCGTGCCGATCGCCTTGATCTTGAGGTTCTCCCGTTCGGCGAGGCCCTTGGGCATGATCCCCGATGCGCGCATCCCGGCAAACGACCCCAGCAGGCCGGGATAGGGGTCCTTCATCGCGATCTGGATGGTGAGGGGGTCGACGATTTTCACCTCTTGGACCGAATCGAACCAGCTCTTCCACGGGGAGGCGGTCTTTGGATCCAGTACGCGATCGATGCTGTATTTTACGTCCTCCGAGGTCATCGTTTGGCCGTTGTGAAACTTCACGTTGGGGCGGAGGTGGAAGACATAGGTCTTCCCGCCGTTTTGGACCTCCCACTTCTGGGCCAGCGCGGGGATGATCGTGGTCTTCTCGTCGTACCCGGTGAGGCTCTCGTAGATGTGCTCGTAGCCCTGCACCGCCGAGAAGTTGGAGTTGGTGTGCGGATCCAAGCTCACCGGGTCGACCTCTTGGGCGGCGACGAGCATCCCCCCCTGCTTCGGCTGCGCGGCCGCACGCGCGGTGGGGAGCGCCAGGCGGCCGGCCCCCAGGGCGTTCAACCCGGCCAGCCCCCCGCCCAACGCCAGGCTGGTCCCCAGAAGCTGACGGCGGCTCCACTCGCCCCGATGCCCGCTCCGACCCTCTGTGTCGTCCATGGTTGACGCCTCCTCCGGGGGGCCCCTGGGTTGCCCGGTGCACGCCCGGTGTGATGCGGTGTAGGGTTCCATGGGCCGGGAAGGCGTTCCTCCCCGTTTCGCCCCTGGGGGGTCCCGACCCGCGGACGAGGAGAAGGAAACCGCGCCACAGAAGACCGGACCCCCATATGACCCCACCCCCCTCGGCCGTGGAGATGCGGGGGATCACGAAGCGGTTCCCCGGGTTGATCGCCAACGACGGCGTGAACTTTGAGCTCGCCCGCGGGGAGATTCACGCCCTGCTCGGCGAGAACGGGGCGGGCAAGTCCACCTTGATGAAGATCCTCTACGGGTTTTACCAACCGGACGAGGGGGAGGTGCGCATCCGGGGGATGCCGGTGCGGTTTCGATCCCCGCGCGACGCCCTGGCGAGCGGGCTCGGGATGGTCTTCCAGCAGTTCATGCTCGTTCCGTCCCTTTCGGTGACGGAAAACGTTCTGCTCAGCCTCCCCCGATCGGGGGTCCGCCTCGACCGGGGGGAGGCCTCCTCTCGGATCAGGGCCCTCGCCGTCCGATATGGGATGGCGGTCGAGCCGGCCGCGCGCGTCTGGCAGCTGAGCGTGGGGGAGCAGCAACGCGTCGAGATCCTCAAACTGCTGGCGCGCGGGGCCGAGATCTTGATTCTCGACGAGCCCACCGCGGTGCTCACCCCTCAGGTGGCGCGCGATCTCTTCTCGACGCTGCGCCGCTTGGCCGCCGAGGGCCGGGCGGTCGTCATCATCACCCACAAGCTCTCGGAGGTGATGGCGGTGGCCGATCGGGTCACGGTGCTGCGGGGCGGACGGCACGTCGCCACGGTGGAAACCGCCCGGACCACCCCCCGGGCGCTGGCGCGGATGATGGTCGGGCGTGAGTCGTTCGATCAGCTGACGCGCGATGCCGTCCCGGTCGGTCCAGAAGTGCTGGCGGTCGAAGACCTCCGGGGGCTGAACGACCGCGCGCTCCCTGCCCTCCGCGGGATCTCCCTCGCGGTGCACGCCGGCGAGGTGGTGGGCGTCGCCGGGGTCGCGGGGAACGGGCAGCGCGAACTCGGGGAGATCGTCGCGGGGCTGCGCCGCCCGACCGGAGGGCGGGTCCGCATCGATGGGCGGGATCGAACGCACACCACCGTCCTTGAGGTGCTTCGGAGCGGCGTGGGGCACATCCCCGAGGACCGGCTGGCGATGGGCGTGGCGCCGAACCTGAGCATCGAGGACAACCTGCTGCTCAAGGACTACCGGGCCCCGGAGTTTGGCCGAGGGCCGTTTCTCGACCGGCGCGCGGTCCGACGACACGCCAGCCGGCTGATCGCGGAGTTCGGCATCCGCACCCCGGACCCGCGGAACCCCGCCCGGACGCTGTCGGGCGGGAACCTCCAGCGCCTGATCCTGGCGCGTGAGATCGCGAATCGGCCCCGGCTGATTTTGGCGTTTCACCCGACGCGCGGGTTGGACGTGGGGGCGACGGAGACCGTGCACCAGATGATCTTGTCCCAGCGCCGCGCGGGAGCGGCGGTGCTGCTGATCTCCGAGGATCTCGACGAGATCCTGCTGCTGAGCGACCGCATCGCGGTGATCTACGCCGGGGCGCTCGTCGATACCGTTCGCGCCGGCGACGTGACCGTCGAGGAGTTGGGCCTGATGATGGCGGGGGTGCGGGGCCCCGCTGTGGAGGGGGAGGGTCCATCGTGATCTCGTTGATCCCCCGCGAACGCCAGGTCGGGTGGGCGGTCTGGGCGGTGCCCGCGCTCTCGATCCTGGCGGCGTTCATCGCCGGGGGGGTCGTCCTCGGTCTGGCGGGGGTCAGCCCCCTCGTTGCGTACGGGGAGCTGCTGAGCGATCCGTTTGGCAGTGGGTTCGGCCTGACCGAAACGCTGGTGAAGGCTACCCCGCTCATCCTGGCGGGGCTGGCGGTCCTCCTCCCCGCACGGATGAAGCTGTGGAACATCGGGGCCGAAGGCCAGCTTCAACTCGGGGCGATCGGCGCGAGCTACGTGGCGCTGTTCACGCCCCTGGGGCATTCCCCGGTGGCCGTTCCCGCTGTGATCCTGGCGGGGATGGCCGCGGGGGCGGCGTGGTGCCTGGTGCCCGCCGCCCTGCGCGCGTGGCTCAACGTGAACGAGACCATCACGACCCTGCTGCTCAACTACGTCGCGCTGCTGTGGGTCGACTACCTGATCTACGGGCCGTGGAGGGATCCCGCCAACCGTGGGTTTCCGCTGTCCGCGACCTTCCCTCCCGCGGCGAGGCTCCCGGTGCTGATTCCCGGCACTCGAGTCCATCTCGGCCTGCTGCTCGCCCTGGTGGCCGCAGGGGCGGTTTGGCTGGTGCTCACCCGGACCCGCTGGGGTCTGGAGATCCGCGTGATCGGCGACAACCCGGAGGCCGCGCGGTACGCCGGGATCAGTTTGGTCCGCAACACGCTGCTGGTCATGGGCGCCGCGGGGGCGCTCGCCGGACTCGCGGGCGTGGGGGAGGCGTCGGCGATCGCCGGGCGGCTGCAGCAGGGTCTCTCTCCCGGATACGGGTACACCGCGATCATCGTGGCCTGGCTGGCGAGGCTGAACCCGGTCGCGGTGCTCCTCGTGTCGGTCCTGCTCGGGGGTCTCTTCCTCGGCGGGGACGCGCTGCAGATCTCGCTCGGGCTGCCGATCGCGATGGTCAACATGCTGCAGGGATTGATCTTCTTTTTCGTGCTGGGAGGCGACGTGCTCGTCGGCTCTCGCGTCGCCATCGGACGGCGCGGGGCGGGACGCCCCCGGCCCGGGGGATCGTGATGGGCTTGGTGACCGTGGCCGTCCTCGCCGCGGCGGTGCGGGCGGGTACGCCCGTGCTGTTCGCGACGCTGGGCGAGATCATCGCGGAGCGGGCCGGGATCCTCAACCTCGGGGTCGAGGGCATGATGCTCGTGGGGGCGCTCGCGGGGTTCATCGTCACGTCCCGCACGGGAAACCCCTGGGCCGGGGCCGCCGCCGCCGGGGCGGTCGGAGGGGGCCTCAGCCTGATTCACGCATTTCTCAGCATCACCCTCCGCGCCAATCAGGTGGCGAGCGGGTTGGCCCTCACGATCTTCGGGACCGGGCTCTCCGCGTTCTTGGGCAAGGGGTACGTCGGCGTGCCGGCCGCCGGGTTCCAGCCCGCGTCGCTTCCGCTCCTCGACCGGATCCCCGTCCTCGGCCCGGCGCTCTTTCAGCAGGACGCGCTCGTCTACCTCAGCTACGTCGTCGTCCCCGCCGCATGGTACATCCTGTACCGCACCCGGTGGGGGCTCGAGATCCGGGCGGTCGGCGAGCGCCCAGAGGCCGCCGACGCGATGGGCATCGACGTGGCCCGCACGCGGTACGCTTGTGTCGCCGTCGGGGGGATCCTGGCCGGCCTCGGCGGCACGTTTCTGTCCACCGCCTACACCAGCATGTGGATCGAGAACATGACGGCCGGGCGGGGGTGGATCGCGGTGGCGCTCGTGATCTTCGCGACCTGGGACCCTCTGCGCGCGGTCGCGGGGGCCTATCTCTTTGGGGGGGTGAACGCCCTCCAACTGCACATCCAGGCCACCGGGACCACCCTGCCCACCTACCTCCTGCTCATGACGCCGTACGTGTTCACGATCGTGGTCCTGGTCGTCGCCACCCAAGAAACGGCGCGCAAGCGCCTCGGCGCCCCCGCGGCGTTGAGTGTGCCCTACAGCCGGTCGGGGTGAGATGCGATCCCGGAGGGGCTCGGCCATCCAAACGCGAACTTCGTAGGCGTGCGGTGCCGGAGGTGCGGCATCGGGGCACGGAGTGATCTCGCTCGGAGGAGGGAGAGGGATGAGCAGGTGGGGGCGGCTGATCGGGATGCTGCTTGTCGGACTGCTTGGGGTGACGGTGTCGACCGGGCCGGCGCCCGGCGCCGAGAAGCTGAAGGTCGCCTTCGTCTACGTGGGCCCCGTGGGCGACGCGGGATGGACCTACGAACACGATCAGGGGCGGCTGTACTTGGAGCGCCACGACCCCAACGTCACGACGACCAAGGTGGAGAGCGTCCCGGAGGGGGCGGATTCGGAGCGGGTGTTCACCGACCTCGCGCGCAAGGGATACAAACTGATCATCGGCACGTCG from bacterium harbors:
- a CDS encoding xanthine dehydrogenase family protein molybdopterin-binding subunit, with the translated sequence MAVSRYVGARVKRIEDPKLIRGEGAFLDDLQIAGLLHAVFVRSPYGHARIRALDLHAARAYPGVVAALAAADVPEIQKPLPVIPVRGMRSADHLPLAVGEVRYAGEPVAVIVAEAADIARDAADLVKIDYDPLPAAVDLERAAAGGPFAHAGWDTNVAYTNTVEQGDLDAAFRNAPVTVRQRMVNQRVAPVSLEPRGTLAMYDGSQGQGLLTVWTSTQEAHSIRDGLSQVLGLEARRIRVITPDVGGGFGAKLNTYPEDVVVSHLAQRLHRPVKWVETRQENLLTTTHGRGQVIEVEVAAEKDGRIRGMRSRVIADLGAYLVYTTAIVPTLTPLMIQGPYDIPALRCELIALYTNTCPTGAYRGAGRPEATYYLERVMDLVADEAGVDPVEVRRRNFIRPSRFPFKAASGAEYDSGDYAKPLDEVVRLADYPALRAHQETARRGGKIVGIGLSSYVEICGFGPWELGTVRVNKDATATVVTGTSPHGQGDATGFAQIVADTLTIPIEDISVVFGDTLLVQYGGGTSGSRSMSLGGSAVYLAAQDVRTQILGVAANLLEASPADLSLADARVTVRGTPGRAISIAEVAVAAYDASHLPEGQAPGLEATSRFKSQGTTFPFGSHLCVVEIDRETGQVRIVRYVAVDDCGRVINPLLVDGQVHGGIVQGASQALLEAVSYDEHGTLLTRTLSEYGIPQAHLVPRMERGVSVTPTPRNPLGAKGIGEAATIGSTPAVVNAVVDALSHLGVRHLDMPLTPERIAAALRGPR
- a CDS encoding GGDEF domain-containing protein produces the protein MSDTPTTVRDLMAPAPDPIRVSTTVGAAIDLIRAGSLAGLPVVEGDRVVGFVTPVQLLRQPLYRMVAEIMITDLTPATPELPLSYAYNLLTRQQVEVLPVVEEGRLVGLLSLMAILEARNQERDPLTGLPWAAGLRSWTMAALGRGEEVVILFVDMDNFRIVNKALGHVVGDDIVRSVAYLLGTCVDRSTDFLCRYAGDEFAIATIRRSEDARALAQRLRETISLPVEIEGREERVTASVGLAGGRRVEPRTAAHIASTVEDLITLASRGSTLAKESGKGIIHHSRSGEERALRAAGRRAPVVDARFRMETAAVTTEAHQSTAVVGLGLGSRTVRGTASARVVGRGVPFLVAEATLGGVAQVIGAEFGFLLEDLSLLPSEGETVAVAILAAGAASAERLVGSARAADPHVAVARAVLNALNRRIGRMLADALRAGPPPDGSVPQAVDPAVLSGERVPQS
- a CDS encoding ATP-binding protein, coding for MPRGRVGRTPKRRRMTPSSGEAVRPSEPWDAGMGIAGLREQPRPAAPVQVDAAAGPDDDLHDLRTAFLHATGADRCVIKLAPNWRRVVGHWLNLPAGERDEFFKADPSTAAAVSAGRDGTKGEARGNLRLGKMSAAQIIVTTNDRRVMDRVIPGLTALMPRVAARLCFRWLRDEAHAVERRRLIEILHDGPLQAATAAKIRLRASRQFVGDPRAAEALDEAIALTGQVIRAMREVLADRVRPGPDSLGSRMRQAGERWSKMTGVRVHIALSDEAEDPAQFSEEALDAAAHVVGEGIVNAWKHGDATQVSISCHPHDGGMLLTLSDDGGHRPPSAPDPDPNGTRMGLRLLRARIRELGGRFDARPGQEGGTIVEAWLPLSLEPSGTPQ
- a CDS encoding ABC transporter permease — protein: MRYLLRRLLWTTAALLGVSLLIFILIRLLPGTIVEIMAGTEGQLSAEQQRAMLHTFGLDKPLPIQYALWVWSMLHGNLGWSFRTSQPVAGLLISRLPITIELATLTVVCVTVFGLPLGIVASITRSARLKMLFQIVGLLGLSIPNFWIAVVLIIVASFAFHWLPALIFVPPWQDLGVNLQQMFLPVLSLALGLAAVVVRMTRSSMLEVLGQEYVKVARAKGLAGSVVLLRHALRNALIPIITVLGLQMGFLLGGTVITEQIFGLPGLGWTLLNGVYQRDYPVVQGAVMLFAATFVITNLLVDLTYLYLDPRIRYE
- a CDS encoding ABC transporter permease, coding for MDRAELGLGESLRPPALPPTMRARSGGVGRLVRRSPVVAIGAVLIVVVVLLALAAQFIAPYSPVAQIAQPLLRPGPGFLAGTDELGRDELSRLIFGAQVSLYVGILAVSIALAGGATSGILAGFYGGWVDNALMRVMDVLFSLPAIVLAIAITSILRPSLTNAMIAIGIVYAPTFARIARGPTLAVVNLAYIEAARAVGVPNWKIMLRHVLPNISAPLIVQTTVSLSTAILTEAALSFLGLGTQPPTASWGLMLSAARQYMLIDPWIAIFPGVAIALTVLGFNLLGDGLRDLLDPRIRTV